One region of Demequina sp. TMPB413 genomic DNA includes:
- the pheT gene encoding phenylalanine--tRNA ligase subunit beta, translated as MPKIPLNWLAEYVDLVDPAPEAVAAALVKVGLEEEGIHGGAVTGPLVVGRVLSLVKEEQSNGKTINYCRVDVGEHNDPAGPGHKPDHGTDWPASRGIVCGAHNFVEGDYVVCILPGGVLPGPFPIGGRKTYGHWSDGMICSAKELGLGEDHAGIIVLASPSGASEDLGYDADALAPGQDAIALLGLDEKTIEVTITPDRGYCFSIRGIAREYSHSTGAAFRDPAALEVTGTGLDPADSAFAASSAYPVSIEDEAPIRGTAGCDRFAARVLRGFNPGAPSPAWMKRRLEQSGMRSISLAVDVTNYVMLELGHPLHAYDLATLHAPIVVRRASAGETLVTLDDVTRELSPEDLLVCDSLGGHGARPVGMGGVMGGLETEISATTTDVLLEAAHWDPITIARTARRHKLGSEASRRYERGVDTALAPVAIERALGLMKEFGGGEIEDVYTDVVDVPERTAITMDVDFPSRIVGMDFPASEVVESLRAVGCAVLEAGAELTVTPPTWRPDLDAPVTLAEEVARLRGYAEMPSVLPVAPPGRGLTHSQKVRRSVARSLADAGLTEVLTYPFMAPERLDECLVPADDKRRKLVRLANPLAGEKPVLRPRVLFTLFDAVRVNLGRGAQDVAVFEVGRGYLDTGTGVAGLPAVDGSVTDVELKELDAALPEQLRMVAGVLCGSRVPAGWNQPAAAWEWSDALALVETVAAAAGVSLTRSADSYAPWHPGRAAVFALPDGTPCAHAGELHPKVCETLGLPARSVAFQVLLDPIIAFTEGQIVAAEAVSGQVLAKEDFAFVVPDAVTAGALVAVVRSAGGDLVEDVRVFDVYAGAQVGEGLKSVAVNVRMRAADHTLTTEEVLSVRESVIAVAESELGAVLR; from the coding sequence ATGCCCAAGATTCCGCTGAATTGGCTGGCCGAGTACGTCGACCTTGTTGACCCCGCACCCGAGGCGGTTGCCGCCGCCCTGGTGAAGGTGGGGCTCGAGGAGGAGGGCATTCACGGCGGCGCCGTGACCGGTCCGCTGGTGGTGGGCCGCGTGCTGTCGCTCGTCAAGGAGGAGCAGTCCAACGGCAAGACCATCAACTACTGCCGCGTGGACGTCGGCGAGCACAACGATCCTGCGGGTCCCGGCCACAAGCCCGACCACGGCACGGACTGGCCCGCATCCCGCGGCATCGTCTGTGGCGCCCACAACTTTGTCGAGGGCGACTACGTGGTGTGCATCCTCCCTGGTGGCGTGCTGCCAGGCCCGTTCCCCATCGGCGGGCGCAAGACGTACGGCCACTGGTCCGACGGCATGATCTGTTCCGCCAAGGAGCTGGGCCTGGGGGAGGACCACGCGGGGATCATCGTGCTCGCGTCGCCTTCTGGTGCCTCCGAGGACTTGGGGTACGACGCCGACGCCCTGGCGCCAGGGCAGGACGCCATCGCGTTGCTGGGGCTGGATGAGAAGACCATCGAGGTCACTATCACGCCCGATCGCGGCTATTGCTTCTCCATCAGGGGGATTGCGCGCGAGTACTCGCACTCGACGGGTGCCGCGTTCCGCGATCCTGCCGCCCTTGAGGTCACCGGTACGGGACTTGACCCGGCCGACTCGGCCTTCGCGGCGTCGTCCGCCTACCCCGTCTCGATTGAGGACGAGGCGCCCATTCGCGGCACGGCGGGCTGCGACCGCTTCGCGGCGCGCGTGCTGCGCGGCTTCAACCCCGGCGCGCCCAGCCCCGCGTGGATGAAGCGCCGCCTGGAGCAGTCGGGAATGCGCTCCATCTCGCTCGCGGTGGACGTCACCAACTACGTGATGCTGGAACTGGGCCACCCCCTGCACGCCTACGACCTCGCCACGCTGCACGCGCCGATCGTGGTGCGTAGGGCGTCGGCCGGTGAAACTCTGGTGACTCTTGACGACGTCACGCGCGAGCTATCGCCGGAAGACCTGCTGGTGTGCGACTCGCTGGGCGGGCACGGCGCGCGGCCGGTGGGCATGGGCGGCGTGATGGGTGGGCTGGAGACGGAGATCTCCGCGACCACCACCGATGTGCTGCTGGAGGCGGCGCACTGGGACCCCATCACGATCGCGCGCACGGCGCGGCGTCACAAGCTGGGCTCGGAGGCGTCGCGGCGCTACGAGCGAGGCGTGGACACGGCGCTCGCGCCCGTGGCAATCGAGCGCGCGCTGGGGCTCATGAAGGAGTTCGGCGGGGGCGAGATCGAGGACGTCTACACGGACGTGGTGGACGTGCCAGAGCGCACTGCCATCACCATGGACGTGGACTTCCCGTCGCGCATTGTGGGCATGGACTTCCCAGCCAGCGAGGTGGTGGAGTCCCTGCGCGCCGTCGGCTGTGCTGTGCTTGAAGCCGGCGCTGAACTCACCGTGACGCCGCCCACGTGGCGCCCTGACCTTGACGCGCCCGTGACCCTTGCCGAGGAGGTGGCGCGGCTGCGGGGCTACGCCGAGATGCCGTCGGTGCTGCCGGTCGCCCCGCCTGGGCGCGGCCTGACGCACAGCCAGAAGGTGCGCCGCTCGGTGGCAAGGTCGCTCGCCGACGCTGGGCTCACCGAGGTGCTGACGTACCCGTTCATGGCGCCCGAGCGGCTGGACGAGTGCCTGGTGCCTGCCGACGACAAGCGGCGCAAGCTGGTGCGGCTGGCGAATCCGTTGGCGGGGGAGAAGCCGGTGCTGCGCCCGCGCGTGCTGTTCACGCTGTTTGACGCCGTGCGCGTCAACCTGGGGCGCGGCGCGCAGGATGTGGCCGTGTTCGAGGTGGGCCGCGGGTACCTGGACACCGGGACTGGCGTGGCGGGGTTGCCTGCCGTCGATGGCTCTGTCACTGACGTCGAGCTCAAGGAACTGGACGCCGCGCTGCCGGAGCAGCTGCGGATGGTCGCTGGTGTGCTGTGTGGTTCGCGTGTGCCTGCCGGTTGGAACCAACCTGCGGCGGCGTGGGAGTGGTCCGACGCTCTGGCGCTGGTGGAGACGGTCGCGGCTGCTGCAGGGGTGTCCCTGACGCGCAGTGCCGACTCTTATGCGCCGTGGCACCCCGGCCGTGCGGCTGTGTTTGCTTTGCCGGACGGCACGCCGTGCGCGCACGCGGGCGAGCTGCACCCCAAGGTTTGCGAGACGCTGGGCCTGCCGGCCAGGTCGGTCGCGTTCCAGGTGCTGCTGGACCCCATCATCGCGTTCACCGAGGGTCAGATTGTGGCCGCGGAGGCCGTGTCAGGCCAGGTGCTGGCGAAGGAGGACTTCGCGTTCGTGGTGCCGGATGCCGTGACGGCTGGTGCGCTGGTTGCCGTGGTGCGTTCTGCTGGGGGCGACCTGGTGGAGGACGTGCGGGTGTTCGACGTGTACGCGGGCGCCCAGGTGGGCGAGGGCCTGAAGTCGGTCGCCGTGAACGTGCGAATGCGGGCGGCCGATCACACTCTGACGACCGAGGAAGTGCTGTCGGTACGAGAATCCGTGATCGCGGTGGCGGAAAGTGAGCTCGGGGCGGTGCTGCGATAG
- the pheS gene encoding phenylalanine--tRNA ligase subunit alpha — MSDLHPLDAAGVEAAVAAAISAFDAATTLDELKEARLAHTGDKAALTLANRGIGALDGPDKVAAGKLLGGARASIGRALAARTEVLEAERDARVLVEEAVDVTLPVLRAPLGARHPLETLQDTMCDIFVAMGWEVAEGPEVEAEWFNFDALNFDPDHPARAMQDTFFVAPRDGGEAGSEAADDSSGIVLRTHTSPVQVRAALERKDALVNEGRGIYVICPGKTFRTDELDATHTPVFHQIEGLAVDKGLTMANLKGTLDHLARALFGPDAVTRLRPSYFPFTEPSAEMDLRCFICNGGDTSCRTCRGTGWIEWGGCGMTHPNVLRAAGIDPDEYTAFAFGMGIERTLMFRHGVKDMRDMVEGDVRFSQQFGMEV; from the coding sequence ATGTCTGATCTTCATCCGCTCGACGCCGCTGGCGTTGAGGCGGCCGTCGCCGCTGCCATCAGCGCGTTCGACGCCGCAACCACCCTGGACGAGCTCAAGGAGGCGCGCCTGGCCCACACGGGCGACAAGGCCGCGCTGACGCTCGCCAACAGGGGCATCGGCGCCCTGGACGGGCCCGACAAGGTCGCGGCGGGCAAGCTGCTGGGCGGGGCACGCGCGTCGATTGGCCGGGCACTGGCCGCCCGCACCGAGGTGCTGGAGGCGGAGCGCGACGCGCGCGTGCTGGTCGAGGAGGCCGTGGACGTCACGCTTCCCGTGCTGCGCGCGCCCCTGGGCGCCAGGCACCCCCTGGAGACGCTCCAGGACACCATGTGCGACATCTTCGTGGCGATGGGCTGGGAGGTGGCAGAGGGGCCTGAGGTCGAGGCCGAGTGGTTCAACTTTGACGCCCTCAACTTCGACCCGGATCACCCGGCGCGGGCCATGCAGGACACGTTCTTTGTGGCTCCGCGCGACGGCGGCGAGGCTGGATCCGAAGCGGCAGACGACTCGTCAGGCATCGTGCTGCGCACCCACACCTCGCCGGTGCAGGTGCGCGCCGCGTTGGAGCGCAAGGACGCCCTGGTGAACGAGGGCCGCGGCATCTACGTGATCTGTCCAGGCAAGACGTTCCGCACGGACGAGCTGGACGCCACGCACACGCCCGTGTTCCACCAGATCGAGGGCCTGGCCGTGGATAAGGGGCTCACCATGGCCAACCTCAAGGGCACGCTCGACCACTTGGCGCGCGCCCTCTTTGGGCCCGACGCCGTGACGCGCCTGCGCCCGTCGTACTTCCCGTTCACGGAGCCGAGTGCGGAGATGGACCTGCGCTGCTTCATTTGCAACGGCGGCGACACCTCGTGCCGCACGTGCAGGGGCACCGGCTGGATCGAGTGGGGAGGCTGCGGCATGACGCACCCGAACGTGCTGCGCGCCGCCGGGATCGACCCCGACGAGTACACCGCCTTCGCCTTTGGCATGGGCATCGAGCGGACGCTGATGTTCCGCCACGGGGTCAAGGACATGCGCGACATGGTCGAGGGCGATGTGCGCTTCTCGCAGCAGTTCGGAATGGAGGTCTGA